Proteins encoded within one genomic window of Legionella sp. PC997:
- a CDS encoding SAM-dependent methyltransferase — protein sequence MHKLIVVGSGIKSISHLTEETKRVIQSADKVLYLINEDNLKHWIQREAKNSESLDSIYFSSEKRVEAYQALTTHIIEEYKKVSILCVVFYGHPTVFADSALNAVRQIKQDNGEAIILPAISSQDCLFSDLEIDPGDQGCFSIEATELVLFERCIDIHAHLILWQVANFGRTDGKKTNNLSILKDYLSGYYPADYSICLYEAPSLPTCPSRIEWIQLSNLELSAISSITTVYIPPIEKKAISNKYLKLLNLKIDDLILS from the coding sequence ATGCATAAACTAATAGTAGTAGGGTCAGGAATAAAATCGATTTCTCATCTGACCGAAGAAACTAAACGGGTTATTCAAAGTGCTGATAAGGTACTCTATCTCATTAATGAAGATAACCTTAAACACTGGATTCAACGAGAAGCGAAAAATTCTGAATCGTTGGATTCTATCTATTTTAGTAGCGAAAAACGGGTTGAAGCGTATCAGGCACTAACAACTCATATCATTGAAGAATATAAAAAGGTTTCAATTTTATGCGTTGTTTTTTACGGCCATCCTACCGTATTTGCAGATTCTGCACTTAATGCCGTGAGACAAATTAAACAGGATAATGGCGAAGCAATTATTTTACCTGCAATATCTTCCCAAGACTGCTTGTTTAGTGATCTAGAAATTGATCCAGGCGATCAAGGATGTTTTTCAATTGAAGCCACAGAGCTGGTATTATTTGAACGGTGCATTGATATTCATGCGCATTTAATACTTTGGCAGGTAGCAAATTTTGGTAGAACTGATGGAAAAAAAACTAACAACCTATCAATTTTAAAAGATTATCTAAGTGGATACTATCCAGCAGATTACTCCATTTGTCTTTATGAGGCACCCTCTCTTCCTACTTGCCCTTCCCGAATAGAATGGATACAACTTAGTAATCTCGAACTATCAGCTATTTCTTCAATAACAACAGTATATATTCCACCGATCGAAAAAAAGGCCATTAGCAACAAATACCTGAAATTACTCAATCTGAAAATTGATGATTTAATACTGAGTTGA
- a CDS encoding site-specific integrase yields the protein MEAAIKFLDENQHKRSIDSDAGRLRVLVQYIGKMPLDSIHMGTLQPFIDGRRQDQVKTRTINHGLKIVRRICNLAATEWIDEFGLTWLLNAPKIKLLPEDDLRKPYPLSWDEQHRLFAELPVHLEQMALFAVNTGCRESEVCHLQWDWEIKLPQLPHLLVFIIPPEMVKNGEERLVVCNQTAKSVVDSQRGKHKQFVFTFKGNPITRINNTGWKEARKKAGLEFVRVHDLKHTFGRRLRSVGVSFEDRQDLLGHRSGRITTHYSSAELQNLYEAGNKVCEKQQSGVVLTLLRNPNNRKEKDTSHGRKVVSL from the coding sequence ATGGAAGCAGCCATTAAATTTTTGGATGAAAACCAACATAAGCGAAGCATTGATTCTGATGCAGGGCGTTTACGTGTTCTGGTTCAGTATATTGGTAAAATGCCTTTAGACTCGATTCATATGGGAACTTTACAGCCATTTATTGATGGGCGACGTCAGGATCAGGTTAAAACAAGAACGATTAACCATGGTCTAAAAATAGTTCGTCGAATTTGTAATTTGGCTGCAACCGAGTGGATTGATGAGTTTGGGCTGACTTGGTTGCTGAATGCCCCCAAAATTAAATTGCTGCCAGAAGATGATTTACGCAAACCTTATCCACTAAGTTGGGATGAGCAACATAGACTCTTTGCAGAGTTGCCTGTGCATTTAGAGCAAATGGCGCTATTTGCAGTGAATACTGGATGTAGAGAAAGTGAAGTATGTCACTTGCAATGGGATTGGGAAATTAAGCTTCCTCAATTGCCGCATCTGTTAGTGTTCATCATTCCCCCTGAAATGGTTAAAAATGGTGAAGAGCGCTTGGTAGTCTGTAATCAAACGGCAAAATCGGTAGTTGATAGCCAAAGAGGAAAACATAAACAGTTTGTGTTTACCTTTAAAGGCAATCCGATTACCCGAATAAATAATACAGGTTGGAAAGAAGCTCGTAAGAAAGCTGGTTTGGAGTTTGTGCGTGTTCATGATCTGAAACATACCTTTGGTAGACGATTAAGATCTGTTGGAGTGAGTTTTGAAGACAGGCAAGATCTGCTTGGGCATCGTTCAGGTCGTATTACAACGCATTACTCATCAGCTGAATTGCAGAATCTATATGAAGCTGGAAACAAGGTTTGCGAAAAGCAACAAAGTGGGGTGGTTCTCACGTTACTTCGTAATCCAAATAATAGAAAAGAAAAAGATACATCTCACGGACGTAAGGTAGTTAGTTTATGA
- the rpoD gene encoding RNA polymerase sigma factor RpoD, translating to MTMNDQEQQSSQITKVISLGKEQGYLTYSQINDLLPNIVDTEHFDVIISMLEGMNIKVFELPPGDDELALLLNTEEVPDIEEAAMVLASVDKETGRTTDPVRMYMREMGTVELLTREGEIRIAKRIEEGIYQVLKSLAHYPETVQLVLDDYDRFNAQEIRLNEIISGFSDVEDEIAPASSIGSMLDEEQVSELLLSDEEDEEGEGGGLGEVDDGPNPEQAKIYFDELRETYEVAAAALKEFGREHAKSEKALESMSESFLKLKLTSRQVDRLTRHFRQLRNHIREFERSIMRLCIEKARIPRKLFIDTFPGQETDMEWLNSIISKHGKKLDMVRIEEYTEEILRIQSRLVAFEIEYGLTIGEIKDINRKMSIGEAKARRAKKEMVEANLRLVISIAKKYTNRGLQFLDLIQEGNIGLMKAVDKFEYRRGYKFSTYATWWIRQAITRSIADQARTIRIPVHMIETINKLNRISRQILQETGREATPEELAEKMELSEDKIRKVLKIAKEPISMETPVGDDDDSHLGDFIEDNNIESPIDMATAEGLREATLEILETLTPREAKVLRMRFGIEMNTDHTLEEVGKQFDVTRERIRQIEAKALRKLRHPSRSEKLRSFLEGDEG from the coding sequence ATGACCATGAATGATCAAGAACAGCAAAGCTCACAGATAACCAAAGTCATCAGCCTAGGCAAGGAGCAAGGTTATTTGACTTACAGTCAAATCAATGACTTGCTGCCTAATATCGTCGATACAGAACATTTTGATGTAATTATCAGCATGCTTGAAGGCATGAACATCAAAGTCTTTGAATTGCCGCCCGGTGATGATGAATTGGCACTTCTGCTGAATACTGAAGAAGTACCTGATATCGAAGAAGCCGCAATGGTGCTGGCCTCTGTCGACAAAGAAACGGGTCGTACTACCGATCCAGTTCGTATGTACATGCGTGAAATGGGCACCGTCGAGCTGTTGACCCGTGAAGGTGAAATCCGCATTGCGAAACGGATTGAAGAAGGTATTTATCAAGTCCTTAAGTCTTTAGCTCATTACCCAGAAACGGTCCAGTTAGTGCTTGACGATTACGATCGTTTCAATGCTCAAGAAATTCGTTTGAATGAAATTATCAGTGGTTTCTCTGATGTGGAAGATGAAATAGCTCCTGCTTCGAGTATTGGCTCTATGCTTGATGAAGAGCAAGTGAGTGAATTACTGCTGTCTGATGAAGAAGATGAAGAAGGCGAAGGTGGCGGTTTGGGAGAAGTCGATGATGGCCCAAATCCAGAGCAAGCTAAAATTTATTTTGATGAATTACGTGAAACTTATGAAGTTGCTGCCGCTGCTTTAAAAGAATTTGGCAGAGAACATGCTAAAAGCGAAAAAGCATTGGAATCCATGTCTGAGTCATTCTTAAAGCTCAAGCTAACGTCAAGACAGGTAGATCGCTTAACACGTCATTTCCGTCAGTTGCGTAACCACATTCGAGAATTTGAGCGCAGCATTATGCGTCTTTGCATAGAAAAAGCGCGTATTCCACGGAAACTATTTATTGATACATTTCCAGGTCAGGAAACCGATATGGAATGGCTCAATTCCATTATCAGCAAACACGGCAAAAAACTCGATATGGTCCGTATCGAGGAATATACCGAGGAAATTTTGCGCATCCAATCTCGATTGGTCGCGTTCGAAATCGAATACGGCTTAACCATTGGTGAAATTAAAGACATCAATCGTAAAATGTCGATTGGCGAAGCCAAAGCACGACGCGCCAAAAAAGAAATGGTTGAAGCAAACTTACGTTTGGTAATTTCCATTGCTAAAAAATACACCAATCGTGGCTTGCAATTCCTTGATTTAATTCAAGAAGGCAACATCGGTTTGATGAAAGCAGTAGATAAATTTGAATACCGCCGAGGGTACAAATTCTCTACTTATGCAACATGGTGGATTAGACAGGCAATTACTCGTTCGATTGCCGATCAGGCCCGTACCATCCGTATTCCGGTACACATGATCGAAACGATTAACAAGCTGAACCGTATTTCCCGACAAATTCTGCAGGAAACTGGCCGTGAAGCCACACCTGAAGAATTGGCTGAAAAAATGGAATTAAGCGAAGACAAGATTCGTAAAGTGTTAAAAATTGCCAAAGAACCTATTTCCATGGAAACCCCAGTCGGTGACGATGATGATTCGCACTTAGGTGATTTTATTGAAGACAATAACATCGAATCGCCAATCGACATGGCAACCGCCGAAGGTCTGCGTGAAGCCACTTTAGAAATCTTGGAAACTTTAACGCCAAGAGAAGCTAAAGTACTCCGCATGCGTTTTGGTATTGAAATGAATACCGACCATACTTTGGAAGAAGTAGGCAAACAATTTGACGTAACCCGCGAGCGGATTCGTCAGATCGAAGCCAAAGCGCTCCGCAAACTACGCCACCCATCTCGTTCAGAAAAGCTGAGAAGCTTCTTAGAAGGCGATGAAGGTTAG